gcatcattctgttatcaaggacaacgttctagaaggaggcacatgctgatatatgagacgcaaggacggaacTGAGTCATgaatttgttactgaaaagcgtcatcattctagaaggaaagcacgtagcaatcgatgagtcgctcactctcagcgtgagcgaatattccctgccaagatcgttatccagctggaggtcgttgccgagcttataaatagagaatGTGCCACCACGAAAGAATCCGATCTTTTACTTttcgtctttagtttagttagttCTCTAGTTTAGTCCAATCATCTAGATAgtttagataaagtaatgcttagttagagaaaagggcgaccgaagggagcgctacAGAATACTCTATATCTGTCAGCGTTGTCTCAAGTTTCCTGCcgaggatcttctcggtttacttgcttttgtattttccgaagtgttagcttagtttaatttcaagtTGTTTTGTAGTTAAAGTTTCGAGCTTTTTGTATTTCGCATGTTCGCTGCACTCGTTTGGATTCTGAATATAAAATCGAAGTTGTTCTGTTTTCGTCATCATGTTTACTGTTCcaagtagttaattttcattccagtctgaaattcaattgacccagtagttaaaattcccttgagcaagtagttagttacttttctgtctaaggtaaatcagtagttaaaaactcccaaaagttaaagcgtggcagcagccaaccccctgtttactactcacacacttgatacacgagcttctctgtgggatcgaccccgaacttgtcgttttactgttaaagtagtgcaaaattgggggtttataaattacattggtggcgtgcgAGAGCGagagcaacttgatcaagtagcaacgacatttgctagctgatccatccggttcagttatctcttctATATAACTTGAATCAAAGAAAACAGCAAGTCGCATCCGCAGGTCCGCcaagcatccacaatagcggacgtcctGACGGACGTCATCGGCTTGTCCGTCGGTGACGTCCGCTATTGGGGCGAACGTCCGCACAACGGACGTCTCAGACGGACGAGAGGTCATCTGCGGGTGTGCGCGGACGTCCGTCctctcgtccgctattgtggtgCGTCGACAGACGTCCCAGTGGACGTCCCAATTTtcgatatatatattttttaactctatatatatggctcgttgcacttcatttcatttgcaccacttgtattaacgagtttctcttccttctctctacATTTCTCATTTATTAGTGGATCCAaaaatggctagtggtagtggtggggaggTTGATGACGTGAGGCGGCAAATTACCGAAGAGTTGCTGGCCTATAAGTCCGCGGAGATAAATCGGTTGATACAAGCTTacttgcagcagcagcagcagccggcaGTACCTTGCCTCATCTTTCATCGAGCTGTAGTTTCCCGTGACCATGTCGTTGCCCACCAACGGTTGTTTGACGACTACTTTGCCGAGCAGCCGCGGTCCGGGGAAAACTTTTTccggcggcgttttaggatgcaccGGGATCTATTTATGAGTATCGTGAACGCTTTAGAGCGATGATACAAGTATTTCAGGTTCAGGGAGGATGCGAGTGGTAGACCCAGTCACACGcctatacagaagtgcactcccacaatcaggcagttggcctacggaggagcggccgacatgttcgacgagtacctccacataggcgagacgactgcccgcgattgcCTGCGACATTTTTGTACGGGCTTCATTCACATATTCGGGGAAAGGTATCTTcaaaagcctacccccgaacaCTGCCAagctctgatggatatgcacgggacggTGCACGGGTTTCTCGGCATGTAGggcaacatagattgtatgcattgagaatggaagaactgccctgCCACCTGGAAAGGGACGTACACGACCGGTTTCaaaggcaagaatcccacgatgatcctcgaatcGGTGGCTGAATACCGgatatggatttggcatgcgtattttggggtagccgtgtcgaacaacgacatcaacgtcctccagtcgtcgccccttttcaacgagcagtgcatgggcgttggtccggccaTTAGTTTCatcgccaacgacaaccagcatgatatgggctactatcggcggatgagatataccctaggtggcccgtctttgtgaagatgaTCAGATGCCCAACTGATCCAAAGAAGATCTACTTTGCGGAACGACAGGAGgcggcgcgcaaggatgtggatcgggcatttggtgtgctccaggctcgatgggcggcagtgaagggtccgaCACGGTTGTGGTATGAGGACTgcattgtcgaaaatgaaggtgcAGAACTGACTAATTGGGCCAATGAAGATGCTACCGGTGCCGGTCCAAACCACGacgtggccaccgccaatgtacgaATGGGGATACCTCATGGGGAAACCGATcgggtccgtgcatttgccgataAGTGACAGCAAGAAGCCCATATTCAACTTTAAAAAACTGATCGAGTCCGTAAATCGGTCATATGTTTAAGACCAAAATAGTATTATAATCTTTTAAGAAATGTCATTTAGAATTCGACATTCCAAATAGTAAAATGTATCCGTTAAAACAAtgggagtattaattatgaCGAACACATATATAAGAATTTAACTTAACTAGGAGTCTCTTGATTTCAAGAGGTTTTATATTCATTGTgtttttatgattaattataaTCTGTTTTGATTGTGCAATTATTGGCCTTAGGTGTCGTTTAGTGtgaaataggagtatatttGAAATTCAGTATCTATATTACATGTCGAAATATCATATTTCcaaaaaattattgaaacaTTCATTTTTGccttttctattttctattagTTGTGGTGTTGTTTAATGGCGGAAAAGTGCCAAGGACAGACAATTGAGATCGATTTGGGGACGACATATTTTTTGAttatctatattattattatttcttcctacttactttattctttttactttattaacaaaaataacaCTATATCAAATTTTCTTTGAAATGAAAATGTTTGATTTTGTATCGATGGACGATAGATGAGTGGGTGAGTGAAAGATAGTATAATCTAATAATATTGGAGGAATGTAACTATTATAATTTCTATGTGTATAGaatcattaataaatatttaatttaatcaatttggaattgtgtatgtgtgtggCAGAGTGAGTGTGGGAGGATAGTTTTTTTATCACACTTAAATTAGCAACGACATGGCGTGATTAATAATTAGTGAAtggtatttaaatatttaatttatggtaattaaattcataaatagttcaaatttattttgacaATTAATATTAAAGATTCTAACAAAATATGATCACtttttgaataaaaaagatattgatttctaaaattataACCTTTAGCCTAATTCTACTATTttccataaattttaaaattttcatctaaaatatataataaattgtaTATTTATTTGCTATTTCCAACATGATTCGAATATGATATTTCTGCAAAAAATTTATGCTGAGTGGGTAACTGTAAAATATTTAAGATATTTTAGACTACTTAAAAAGGCACCTAGTTAGTCGGCTATAGTAATGATCTGTCATGAAAATAACAAATGAATGTAAAATTTATAAtagtttaaattaattttaaaattcttaaaaaataccaaaatttggcaaaatatttataatattaataacaaatttctaaaaaaaacataaatgtgTAGCGCCCAAATATTTTTTTGGCAAACGCTTGAAAAAATACTACTCGTATTCTAGAAGGTGCAGCTGAATGTAAAGCAGAGGATTTTCGATTTCACTGCTAAAACTTTCTGTAGATCTGCAGAATCCTCTAAATTTCTTCATTCGTCGCTTTCACGCATCCTGGTTTGCTGTTATTCTATTCCGTTATCATGAGTTACAGGAGGTTAGTGTGATTTTCTGCATCAATATTTGTGAAGTTATTCCttagaaattattttgaatGTTGTTTTTGCATATCAATATCTGGAATTCTTTTCATCTGTAGATTTGACTGTGTAGTTTTTATTTAAGCCATAGGATTTCATTTGTGCCGAAAATTGGAGCAAATGAAAAATGAACGAATTGAAATTTAGTTGAAATTGTTCTCACATGATGCATTGCGAATTTCCTGGTCTCCAAATCATTAAACGATGCATGATTGTTTTATCACCGAGTGCAGTGCAGCTGCCGTCGCTAAGGCTTGCTATTGCTAGTCATTTTGAATCTGAATAAAACAGAAAAGCAAGTGgttgaattagggttttagaaATGAGTTAATATGTACATGTTGTACATCATGTTTTATGTGAAACTGAAATTATGTAGGAAGAGGTAGGCTAACTTAAGTACAACAAACACAGATAACATAGTTGAATTTGGAAGGTAATCGTGTGACCTATATGATGCCACTAAGCATCGTATAGGATAATTATCGATTAGCTTCTGCGTGATGGATGGGCTCAAGAGTTACTTGTCTCTTCTTTCAAATCTAATTATGAGAAAAGATCCCATCCAATGGGATCTTTGTTTGAAATGGGGTAAAAGAACTTAGGCCACTTTATGATTGTTAAGAGAGGGCTTGTCTTACATGCTCATGCTAGAATATTAATGAAAAAATTGACTTATATGTTGCATTTACTGTTGAATTATGATGAAGTTATATTCGCACAGGGATCACCGAGGCTCGAGGTCTGCCCTTTTTGATAACATGGACACCCTTGAAGCGGGTGGACTCAGGGCCTCTTCATCATATTCAAGTGGCTTGGATGATCACAACAATGAGCAAACTATGGATAGTTTGCATGATAGAGTCAGCTTTTTAAAACGTGTGAGAACCATCTTCCTAAACAACAAAACTTTCTCTCGTTATTAGTATGCCAATGTATTTTACTTAGTTGTGGTGGTACTGGTGctatagttttattattttcattatggTACATTTTCCGTTAGCTGCTAGATATAGTTGTAGTATAAAAAAGTATTTTAATATGCACATTTTGACCCCAGTGTGTTCAATTGAACCAAATTCAAAAGATTACGGACACAATCTTCATTCTGATGGCATTCTAATTACAGTCTGTCTTATGAGATGAGCCAATATTACTCCTTTGTAGCCTGCTGAAAATGAGCTGAATGTTGAAATAAGATCCAAGTTATCCAGCTTTATACTATACCAGTGGTTTTACATGGGGGTTCTTATTTGATTCAGCCATTAATTTGTGGCATATCAGTTCTTACAAATACAATGGACTCAAATGGTGGCTGCAGTTGTAGTCCATATTTGGTCTTGATGAATCTTCAGTTTCTTAGGATAAATTGATAATAATTTAGTTCCCACATCAAGAGTGAAACACAAATAGAAGAATTCATTGACTGGACTAAAACAATTCAGTGCTGTGTAAGCAAGTAATGGGTAGTATGTTCCATTTACACTACAATAAGAATATAGATTCCAATCCTAATAAGCTGGGATAACTCAGTTCAGAGTAACCCTGAAATGCCAACAAGATTCACCTACCCCAGGAAGAAAATTATAAGCTATTTTATTCATAACCAAAACGTTTGTTATGTCTGTATGCTACTAGAAGTTTCTTCAGCTAATAAACACTAACTAAAGAAGTGTCACTAATACTCCAGATTAACAGAATGGGGTTAATCAGAATGTTTGAGTTGTTTATCCTGTGTGGGGTATGTTAACATTATTATCGCTTTACTGGCACTTGTCTTGTGGCAGTTGACGGGGGACATACATGAGGAGGTGGAGACTCACAACCGTATGCTAGATAGAATGGTATGTATGCCTGTGAATGCTTAAGGAAACT
This DNA window, taken from Salvia splendens isolate huo1 chromosome 18, SspV2, whole genome shotgun sequence, encodes the following:
- the LOC121777752 gene encoding bet1-like SNARE 1-2, translated to MSYRRDHRGSRSALFDNMDTLEAGGLRASSSYSSGLDDHNNEQTMDSLHDRVSFLKRLTGDIHEEVETHNRMLDRMGNAMDASRGIMSGTMDRFKMVFEKKSNKRICKLAGYFVISFFVLYYGIRILLYYLYG